The proteins below are encoded in one region of Bremerella sp. P1:
- a CDS encoding MarR family winged helix-turn-helix transcriptional regulator, with protein MLRYDFEDSLGYWVFSVAHLMTRAMNDELGKLGITYRQWEVLCWLSYMGEITQSELADQMRIEAPTLVGVIDRMERDGWIVRETDPNDRRKKIIRATEKVEPMWEQMVDCAKSVRAKALRDVPPEDVQKVKSSLTVIRGNLLSELPGHNIPAEPVGQKQPSETR; from the coding sequence ATGCTCCGTTACGACTTTGAAGATAGCTTGGGCTATTGGGTTTTCAGTGTCGCCCATCTAATGACACGCGCGATGAATGATGAACTGGGGAAACTCGGCATCACCTATCGCCAGTGGGAAGTCCTGTGTTGGCTTTCGTACATGGGCGAAATCACACAAAGCGAACTAGCCGACCAGATGCGTATCGAAGCACCGACGTTGGTCGGGGTGATCGACCGCATGGAACGCGATGGCTGGATCGTCCGCGAGACCGACCCCAACGATCGCCGCAAGAAGATCATACGCGCCACCGAAAAGGTGGAACCGATGTGGGAACAAATGGTCGACTGTGCCAAAAGCGTCCGCGCCAAAGCCCTTCGCGACGTTCCGCCCGAGGACGTCCAGAAGGTGAAAAGCTCGCTGACGGTTATTCGCGGTAATTTGCTTTCTGAACTGCCTGGGCATAATATCCCAGCAGAGCCTGTAGGACAGAAACAGCCGTCGGAAACAAGGTAA
- a CDS encoding beta-ketoacyl-[acyl-carrier-protein] synthase family protein, translating to MQSQVEVVITGNGVVSPIGIGNEAVWESLMAGKSGIAPLSVFTMPDYPVTFGGELKDFEGKKYVKPRKALKVMCREIQTGFAAAALAMDQAGLEPGSIDPERLGVVYGSEMMYSDFEDLRAAYDQCIEEGWYQHDRWGPSAMSETNPLWMLKYLPNMPACHVGIYYDGRGHNNTICLEEASAINAISEALAHLRRGTMDCMIAGATGSRLNLNVLLYRSDTLLSHRNEEPEKASRPFEKDRDGSVSSEAAAALVLETREKAEARGANILGKVLGASSTFGRVTAEAPVSPTAVSSCIAATLRDAGITKDDLACIVSHGSGNIADDPLEAEGIKAALPGVPVAALKSYYGNSGSASGALDAAVAVLALQHGKVPATLNYDTPDPACDIPVIHGQPLDIEKPAILILSHTRKGQCAAMVVAKA from the coding sequence ATGCAGTCCCAAGTCGAAGTCGTTATTACTGGTAATGGGGTAGTGAGCCCCATCGGAATTGGCAACGAAGCCGTCTGGGAAAGTCTCATGGCTGGCAAGTCTGGGATTGCGCCCCTTTCCGTCTTCACCATGCCGGACTATCCGGTCACCTTCGGCGGTGAGCTTAAAGACTTCGAGGGCAAGAAGTACGTCAAGCCTCGCAAAGCGCTCAAGGTGATGTGCCGCGAGATCCAAACCGGATTTGCTGCGGCTGCCCTGGCGATGGATCAAGCCGGACTGGAACCAGGCAGCATCGATCCAGAACGTCTCGGTGTCGTCTATGGCAGCGAGATGATGTACAGCGACTTCGAGGACCTGCGAGCCGCGTACGATCAGTGCATTGAAGAGGGTTGGTACCAGCACGATCGCTGGGGCCCCTCGGCAATGAGCGAAACGAACCCGCTCTGGATGCTGAAGTACTTGCCCAACATGCCGGCCTGCCATGTCGGTATCTACTACGACGGTCGCGGCCACAACAATACGATCTGCCTGGAAGAAGCCAGCGCGATCAACGCCATCAGCGAAGCATTGGCTCACCTGCGTCGCGGGACGATGGACTGCATGATCGCCGGAGCGACGGGCTCGCGTTTGAATTTGAACGTGCTTCTATACCGTAGCGACACGCTCCTATCGCACCGCAACGAAGAACCCGAGAAGGCCTCGCGCCCATTTGAAAAGGATCGCGACGGGTCGGTTAGCAGTGAAGCTGCGGCCGCACTAGTTCTTGAGACACGTGAGAAAGCGGAAGCACGCGGGGCGAATATTCTCGGTAAAGTCCTTGGTGCGTCTTCGACATTTGGTCGCGTCACCGCGGAAGCTCCTGTTTCTCCCACAGCGGTCAGTAGCTGCATCGCCGCTACGTTGCGCGACGCTGGCATCACCAAGGATGACCTGGCATGCATCGTCTCTCACGGCTCTGGTAATATCGCCGACGACCCGCTGGAAGCTGAAGGCATCAAGGCCGCGCTACCTGGCGTTCCAGTTGCGGCACTCAAAAGCTACTACGGCAACAGCGGTTCCGCCTCGGGAGCCCTCGATGCAGCAGTGGCTGTTTTGGCGCTGCAGCACGGTAAGGTTCCAGCAACGCTGAATTACGATACGCCTGACCCCGCGTGTGATATTCCAGTCATTCATGGGCAGCCGCTGGACATCGAGAAGCCGGCGATTCTGATTCTCAGCCACACACGCAAAGGGCAGTGTGCGGCGATGGTCGTCGCCAAGGCGTAG
- a CDS encoding DUF1559 domain-containing protein has translation MKNRNTGFTLVELLVVIAIIGVLIALLLPAVQQAREAARRSQCVNNLKQHGLGLHNFHDTYLRLPPGTTNNLPPFGTATGRKWGTGWMVHLLPYVELGNVYDIIDLSEHWNGGSVSDACGVDAGSPVFGIYECPSASVSQELGGDPVKTMVADYVSIAGVVNGFAGISGANENVIDDVGNASMNGVLYYNSKTNFAHVTDGTSNTMMVSEVGAWLKSAAGTRVDYRSTTYGFNMGTIGNNDNKTTLPNSRDGRCFNTTSLRYPINQIQPFDSSCDTDGVCTNYGNNPPLRSDHPGGVNVLFVDGSVHFFPETIDLPTFGNLGVRNDGNVVQLP, from the coding sequence ATGAAGAACCGAAACACCGGCTTCACGCTGGTTGAACTTCTCGTTGTGATCGCGATTATTGGGGTCCTGATTGCCCTCCTGTTGCCCGCCGTGCAGCAAGCTCGTGAGGCCGCCCGACGCTCCCAGTGCGTGAATAACCTGAAGCAGCACGGGTTGGGCCTGCACAACTTCCACGATACGTACCTGCGATTGCCGCCTGGAACGACCAATAACCTTCCGCCGTTTGGCACCGCGACCGGCAGAAAGTGGGGAACCGGTTGGATGGTGCATCTGCTTCCCTACGTGGAACTGGGAAATGTCTATGACATTATCGACTTGAGCGAACACTGGAACGGCGGTTCGGTCAGCGACGCATGTGGTGTGGACGCCGGAAGCCCGGTCTTCGGGATTTACGAGTGCCCCTCTGCTTCCGTTTCGCAAGAGTTGGGTGGCGATCCGGTCAAGACGATGGTCGCCGACTACGTTTCAATCGCTGGTGTTGTGAATGGATTCGCCGGTATCAGCGGCGCAAACGAAAACGTCATCGATGACGTTGGCAATGCGTCCATGAACGGAGTGCTGTATTACAACAGCAAAACCAATTTTGCCCATGTCACCGACGGCACCAGCAACACGATGATGGTGAGCGAAGTGGGAGCATGGCTGAAGAGTGCTGCCGGAACGAGGGTCGACTACCGGAGCACAACTTATGGTTTCAACATGGGTACGATCGGCAACAACGACAATAAGACGACACTTCCCAACTCAAGAGATGGTCGCTGCTTTAATACAACGTCTCTCCGCTATCCGATCAATCAAATTCAACCCTTCGACAGCAGCTGCGATACAGACGGTGTTTGCACCAACTACGGAAACAACCCTCCGCTGCGTTCCGATCACCCAGGTGGGGTGAATGTGCTGTTTGTCGACGGCTCGGTGCACTTCTTCCCCGAAACGATCGACCTGCCAACGTTTGGAAACCTGGGCGTGCGAAACGACGGTAACGTCGTTCAACTGCCGTAG
- a CDS encoding CDGSH iron-sulfur domain-containing protein, translating to MSETKIRIRDNGPFLVEGPVTLEDSEGNSYTIDKPTIALCRCGHSDNKPFCDGKHKHCGFTSEERANQA from the coding sequence ATGTCTGAAACCAAGATTCGCATCCGTGACAATGGCCCCTTTTTGGTCGAAGGGCCGGTAACGCTCGAAGACTCCGAAGGCAATTCGTATACCATCGACAAGCCGACCATTGCCCTGTGCCGCTGCGGCCACTCGGACAACAAGCCATTTTGCGACGGCAAGCACAAGCATTGCGGGTTCACCTCCGAAGAGCGTGCCAACCAGGCGTAA
- a CDS encoding S1 RNA-binding domain-containing protein, with product MEPTPPSPEASAPEASSDAPKPAEPPAETTTGESAADDGGEDKEKKKVLIGSQRDAPKPAPAQRKPQAPKRPSQPKPAQDDDDPTKIPADLTETLAEASQEEGEPDYRLPVEGGKVHVPNRRETMEDIEAELEAAFGGSSIDDVMGSQTPAPAAVRLEEGDRVTGTVIRVHREDVFFDLPEGNQGIASIRNFVAPPAVGDKLEVSIGEFNGSQRLYEVGIPGASTSVQDWGDIKEGIVVDAVVDGVNKGGLECAVGTARGFIPASQVATYHVKDLEEFKGRKLQCLVTEANPEKRNLVLSARAVAEKMAEDNKKNLLGSLTVGQVREGTVTRIQDFGAFVDIGGVDGLVHVSQISWDRVQHPSDVLSEGQAVKVKVTKMDPETGKIGLSIRDTMENPWQKVASEFAVGKVVPGKVTKLMDFGAFVEIAPGIEGLVHVSEVSYSRISRVSSVLKVGEEVEVKVLSIDQTKRRISLSIKATQPPPADSRQGGRRKEEPETDIDRELSVKKKSNQPLKGGITNDQSEGAKFGLKW from the coding sequence GTGGAACCCACCCCCCCATCTCCTGAAGCTTCGGCCCCGGAGGCATCTTCCGACGCACCTAAACCGGCAGAACCCCCCGCCGAAACGACCACCGGCGAGTCCGCTGCCGACGATGGTGGCGAGGACAAGGAAAAGAAGAAGGTGCTCATTGGCTCGCAGCGAGACGCACCGAAGCCGGCACCTGCCCAGCGAAAGCCGCAAGCACCCAAGCGTCCTTCGCAGCCCAAGCCCGCTCAGGACGACGACGATCCGACCAAGATTCCGGCCGATCTGACCGAAACGTTGGCCGAAGCCTCGCAGGAAGAAGGCGAGCCGGACTACCGATTGCCCGTCGAAGGAGGCAAGGTCCACGTCCCTAATCGCCGCGAGACGATGGAAGACATCGAAGCCGAGTTGGAAGCCGCGTTCGGTGGAAGCTCGATCGATGACGTGATGGGCAGCCAGACTCCGGCGCCTGCTGCCGTTCGCCTGGAAGAAGGCGATCGCGTGACCGGCACCGTCATTCGCGTGCATCGCGAAGACGTCTTCTTCGATCTGCCGGAAGGGAATCAAGGGATCGCTTCGATCCGCAACTTCGTCGCACCGCCTGCGGTGGGTGACAAGTTGGAAGTCTCGATCGGCGAGTTCAACGGTAGCCAACGTCTGTATGAAGTCGGTATCCCCGGCGCGTCGACCAGCGTCCAAGACTGGGGTGACATCAAAGAAGGGATCGTTGTTGATGCCGTGGTCGATGGCGTGAACAAGGGTGGTCTTGAGTGTGCCGTCGGTACGGCGCGCGGTTTCATCCCAGCCAGCCAGGTTGCCACCTACCACGTGAAGGACCTCGAAGAGTTCAAGGGCCGTAAGCTCCAGTGCCTGGTGACCGAAGCCAATCCCGAGAAGCGTAATTTGGTGCTCAGTGCCCGGGCTGTCGCCGAGAAGATGGCCGAAGACAACAAGAAGAACCTCCTTGGCAGCCTGACAGTTGGTCAGGTTCGCGAAGGAACCGTGACCCGCATTCAAGACTTCGGCGCGTTCGTCGACATTGGCGGCGTCGATGGTCTGGTTCACGTTAGCCAAATCAGCTGGGACCGCGTGCAGCATCCTTCTGACGTCCTTTCCGAAGGTCAGGCCGTGAAGGTGAAGGTCACCAAGATGGATCCCGAGACCGGCAAGATCGGTCTTTCCATCCGCGACACCATGGAGAACCCATGGCAGAAGGTCGCCAGTGAGTTTGCCGTTGGTAAGGTTGTGCCTGGCAAGGTGACCAAGCTGATGGACTTCGGTGCATTCGTCGAAATCGCCCCAGGCATCGAAGGCCTCGTGCACGTTAGCGAAGTGAGCTACAGCCGCATCAGCCGCGTTTCCAGCGTGTTGAAGGTGGGCGAAGAGGTCGAGGTGAAGGTCCTCAGCATCGACCAGACCAAGCGTCGTATTAGCTTGTCGATCAAAGCCACCCAGCCACCACCGGCCGATTCCCGACAAGGAGGCCGTCGCAAGGAAGAACCGGAAACCGACATCGACCGCGAACTGTCGGTCAAGAAGAAGTCGAACCAGCCACTCAAAGGCGGCATCACCAACGACCAAAGCGAAGGTGCCAAATTCGGCTTGAAGTGGTAA
- the miaB gene encoding tRNA (N6-isopentenyl adenosine(37)-C2)-methylthiotransferase MiaB codes for MEKRLFIETVGCQMNMLDSELVVASLRKQGYVLTTKPEEADTLLFNTCSVRAQSENKTYSHLGMLRDLKEQNPEKVIGVMGCMAQNHQHKIFTRAPYVDLIVGPGQLHQIPSMIDKINAGEGKQIEVSLGRKDGTRDQITRSHESFDPLRDPEMRPTPFQAYVRIQIGCDKFCTYCIVPSVRGPEQGRSPEDIIRESRHLAEHGTVEITLVGQTVNSYKATDSSGKLWRLADLLAELQAIEGLERIKFVTNYPKDMTRELLEAVRDLSKVSPYLHVPLQSGSDEILKRMKRGYTVADYREMMVRIREIVPGYAVSSDFIVGFCGETEEDFQKTVELVEECRFKNSFIFKYSEREGTRGADLFIDDIPHHVKQQRNNDLLAIQNRISLEDNQKMIGETVQVLVEGPSKTALKKADEAENPHATQLIGRTHCDRIVVFDGNPRQIGKIMPVVVYDCHAHTLFGEVVTQECGPELFALG; via the coding sequence ATGGAAAAACGTCTTTTTATTGAAACTGTCGGTTGTCAGATGAACATGCTCGATAGCGAGCTGGTGGTGGCCTCGCTACGCAAGCAAGGCTACGTCCTGACGACCAAGCCGGAAGAGGCCGATACCCTGCTCTTCAATACGTGCAGCGTGCGTGCTCAGTCCGAAAACAAGACGTACAGCCACCTGGGCATGCTGCGCGACTTGAAGGAGCAGAACCCCGAGAAGGTCATCGGCGTGATGGGCTGCATGGCTCAGAACCATCAGCACAAGATCTTCACCCGGGCACCCTACGTCGACCTGATTGTCGGCCCGGGGCAACTGCATCAAATTCCTTCCATGATCGACAAGATCAACGCTGGTGAAGGAAAGCAGATCGAAGTCAGCTTGGGACGTAAGGACGGTACCCGCGATCAAATCACCCGCAGCCACGAAAGCTTCGATCCGCTGCGCGATCCTGAGATGCGTCCGACACCGTTTCAAGCATACGTACGAATTCAAATCGGCTGCGACAAGTTTTGCACCTACTGCATCGTGCCAAGTGTTCGTGGTCCCGAGCAAGGACGTTCGCCGGAAGACATCATTCGCGAAAGCCGTCACTTGGCCGAGCATGGCACGGTGGAAATCACGCTCGTCGGCCAGACGGTTAACAGCTACAAGGCAACCGACTCTAGCGGCAAGCTCTGGCGCCTGGCTGATCTGCTGGCCGAACTGCAAGCGATTGAAGGGCTCGAACGCATCAAGTTCGTGACCAACTATCCGAAGGACATGACGCGCGAACTGTTGGAAGCGGTTCGCGATTTGAGCAAGGTCTCGCCTTACCTGCACGTGCCGCTGCAAAGTGGCTCGGACGAGATTCTCAAGCGGATGAAACGCGGCTACACGGTTGCCGACTACCGCGAGATGATGGTGCGGATTCGCGAGATCGTCCCTGGCTATGCCGTTAGCAGCGACTTCATTGTTGGCTTCTGCGGCGAGACGGAAGAGGATTTCCAGAAGACGGTCGAGTTGGTCGAAGAGTGTCGCTTTAAGAACAGCTTCATCTTCAAGTACAGCGAACGCGAAGGCACCCGCGGTGCCGACTTGTTCATCGATGACATTCCGCATCACGTTAAGCAGCAGCGGAATAACGACCTGCTGGCGATCCAGAATCGCATTAGCCTGGAAGACAATCAGAAAATGATTGGCGAAACGGTACAAGTCCTGGTCGAAGGCCCTAGCAAGACGGCTCTCAAGAAAGCCGATGAGGCCGAGAACCCACACGCGACGCAGTTAATCGGACGAACGCACTGCGACCGGATCGTCGTCTTCGATGGTAATCCGCGACAGATCGGCAAGATTATGCCGGTGGTGGTTTACGACTGCCACGCACATACGCTCTTTGGCGAAGTGGTCACGCAAGAGTGCGGGCCTGAGCTTTTCGCTTTGGGTTAG
- a CDS encoding NADPH-dependent FMN reductase: MSQPKILAFAGSARRDSFNKKLIQIAVKGARDAGAEVTLLDLADFPMPLYDGDLEAEHGIPENVKALKELFLAHQGLLLSCPEYNSSITPLLKNTIDWVSRPVEGEGPLAAYQGKVCSIMSASPGALGGLRGLVHVRAILQNIGVIVLPKQMAISQANNAFADDGSLKDSRQQETIEGLGKTLCGFLGKLQ, encoded by the coding sequence ATGAGCCAACCGAAGATCCTTGCATTTGCCGGAAGTGCCCGCCGCGATTCTTTCAACAAGAAGCTGATTCAAATCGCCGTGAAGGGAGCCAGAGACGCTGGTGCCGAGGTTACTCTGCTCGATCTGGCCGATTTTCCGATGCCGCTGTACGACGGCGATCTGGAAGCAGAGCATGGGATCCCAGAGAACGTGAAGGCCTTGAAGGAATTGTTTCTGGCACATCAGGGATTATTGCTGTCGTGTCCAGAATACAACAGTTCGATTACGCCCCTGTTGAAGAACACGATCGACTGGGTCTCTCGTCCGGTCGAAGGCGAAGGTCCGTTGGCAGCTTACCAAGGTAAAGTATGCTCAATCATGAGCGCATCGCCGGGGGCTTTAGGTGGACTTCGGGGCCTGGTCCACGTGCGAGCCATTCTGCAAAACATCGGTGTGATCGTGCTGCCAAAGCAAATGGCTATTTCGCAGGCTAATAATGCGTTTGCTGATGATGGGTCCCTAAAGGATTCTCGGCAGCAAGAAACGATCGAGGGTTTAGGAAAAACTTTGTGCGGATTCTTGGGGAAACTGCAATAA
- a CDS encoding YidH family protein: protein MNDEESKPLPPSDPRVFFAAERTMLAWLRTGLAVIGVGFLVARFGLFLEMLRHPGADISPPLFSSLIGIGFVLLGATLIGVSAWQHTGFIREMTLQQRPNSYSMHLAVWVSAVVTLLGLALAIYLLLSVFTGEPIHTGVSSGS from the coding sequence ATGAATGACGAAGAATCAAAGCCGTTGCCGCCGTCGGATCCTCGCGTGTTCTTTGCCGCCGAACGCACCATGCTCGCGTGGCTTCGTACCGGGCTTGCCGTGATTGGCGTTGGCTTTCTGGTGGCCCGCTTTGGACTCTTTCTCGAGATGCTCCGTCATCCGGGGGCCGATATCAGTCCGCCGCTGTTCTCTTCGTTGATCGGTATTGGTTTCGTCCTGCTGGGGGCGACGCTCATTGGAGTATCGGCCTGGCAGCACACCGGCTTCATTCGCGAGATGACCCTCCAGCAGCGCCCCAATAGCTACAGCATGCACCTGGCCGTCTGGGTATCGGCTGTGGTAACTCTCTTGGGGTTGGCACTAGCAATCTACTTGCTTCTGAGTGTCTTTACCGGCGAGCCGATCCACACGGGCGTGTCGTCCGGTTCCTGA
- a CDS encoding fatty acid desaturase family protein, producing MSDTSDKSLQAPLHCNKSDDFSMAEARKSIGDLFQPKPWIYWTDFLVSFSVAMVCFRMVRQTELFSWQQGVFFVISSCLFYRLAMFIHELVHLRTGTFTAFRVAWNLLVGVPFLMPSFVYYTHLDHHRRKHYGTDMDGEYLPIEYEGRWQIFAFLASSFVVPLLAVFRFLILTPLTWVSPRFRDWAFQHASSMVIDPKYLRPLPTKKAMRLIRLQEGLCFLWCLGILIGALTVGGYPYPLLIQAYCTGVFVLTLNALRTLVAHRWHNHVGEMTFLEQLLDSVNFPGNKWITQIWAPIGTRFHALHHMFPSLPYHAMPEAHRRLIERLPEGSPYHRTNETSFTHAFLDLWKRCGRLINRQVEPAKPAESISAEQPTNGHSEMAKSA from the coding sequence ATGAGCGACACCTCCGACAAATCACTGCAAGCTCCTTTGCACTGTAATAAGTCCGACGATTTCTCGATGGCCGAGGCCCGAAAATCAATTGGCGACTTGTTCCAACCGAAGCCTTGGATCTATTGGACCGACTTCCTGGTGAGCTTCTCGGTCGCGATGGTTTGCTTTCGGATGGTTCGTCAAACCGAACTGTTCAGCTGGCAACAAGGCGTGTTCTTCGTCATCAGTAGCTGCCTGTTCTACCGATTGGCCATGTTTATCCACGAACTGGTCCATCTTCGCACCGGCACGTTCACGGCGTTTCGCGTCGCTTGGAATCTGCTGGTAGGCGTTCCGTTTCTGATGCCGTCGTTCGTCTATTATACGCACCTCGACCATCACCGCCGCAAACATTACGGCACCGACATGGATGGCGAGTACCTTCCAATCGAATACGAAGGTCGCTGGCAGATCTTTGCCTTTTTGGCTTCCAGTTTCGTCGTTCCGCTTTTGGCCGTCTTCCGCTTCCTGATCCTCACGCCGCTGACCTGGGTCAGCCCGCGTTTCCGCGACTGGGCGTTTCAGCATGCGTCGTCGATGGTGATCGATCCGAAGTACCTGCGTCCGCTACCGACCAAGAAGGCGATGCGATTGATTCGCCTGCAAGAAGGTTTGTGCTTCCTCTGGTGCCTGGGCATTCTGATCGGAGCGCTCACCGTCGGTGGTTACCCTTACCCGCTGTTGATTCAGGCCTACTGCACCGGCGTCTTCGTGTTGACCTTGAACGCACTGCGAACGCTGGTCGCTCATCGTTGGCACAATCATGTCGGCGAAATGACCTTCCTGGAACAACTGTTGGATTCGGTCAATTTCCCTGGCAACAAGTGGATCACCCAAATCTGGGCACCCATCGGAACGCGTTTCCATGCCCTGCACCACATGTTCCCATCGCTGCCATACCACGCGATGCCTGAGGCTCACCGCCGCTTGATCGAGCGACTCCCGGAAGGTTCGCCGTATCACCGGACCAACGAGACCTCCTTCACGCACGCGTTTCTCGACTTGTGGAAGCGTTGTGGCCGGCTGATCAATCGTCAGGTTGAGCCAGCGAAACCCGCGGAATCGATCAGCGCCGAACAACCTACGAACGGCCACAGCGAAATGGCGAAGTCGGCTTAG
- a CDS encoding alkaline phosphatase family protein codes for MRRYLSLAVLTLLLVTSVVSAEEKSKHVLLLGIDGCRFDALTKANTPNLDKIRASGIYSPTTLILGDRYKKNDTISGPGWGSINTGVWADKHNVQGNSFKDPKFDKYPHFFHYVKKSMPQAKTVSIINWPPIAKYIVSSADVSIDTKKDNSYEEADDAAMAAAVEQLTQDDNPVAMMLYFGEVDGAGHANGFHPTVPQYIAAIEHVDGLVGGVLEAIEKRTDQEWLIVVTSDHGGFGKGHSNGQTNPDILNSFLMVSGEGAEKGKFEKQIYIVDAVPTLLTYLGVEIDDAWELDGHAVGLK; via the coding sequence ATGCGTCGCTATCTGTCCCTTGCCGTTCTGACTTTGTTGTTGGTAACCAGCGTTGTGTCCGCTGAAGAGAAGTCGAAGCACGTGCTGCTGCTGGGCATTGACGGGTGCCGCTTCGATGCACTGACCAAAGCCAACACACCCAATCTGGACAAGATTCGCGCTTCAGGAATTTACTCGCCAACGACGCTCATCCTGGGAGATCGCTACAAGAAGAACGACACAATTAGCGGGCCTGGCTGGGGCAGCATCAACACCGGCGTGTGGGCCGACAAGCACAACGTGCAGGGAAACAGCTTTAAGGATCCTAAGTTCGACAAGTACCCGCACTTCTTTCATTACGTGAAGAAGAGCATGCCCCAGGCGAAGACCGTTTCGATCATCAACTGGCCGCCGATCGCCAAGTACATCGTTTCCTCGGCCGACGTTTCGATCGATACGAAAAAAGACAACTCCTATGAAGAGGCGGACGACGCCGCAATGGCCGCGGCCGTGGAGCAACTGACGCAAGACGACAACCCAGTCGCCATGATGCTCTACTTTGGCGAAGTCGACGGAGCCGGCCACGCCAACGGCTTTCACCCGACCGTCCCGCAGTACATCGCCGCGATCGAACATGTCGACGGCCTGGTAGGAGGCGTGCTGGAAGCGATCGAGAAACGAACCGACCAAGAGTGGCTGATCGTCGTGACTAGCGATCACGGCGGCTTCGGCAAAGGACACAGCAACGGCCAAACCAATCCCGACATCCTCAACAGCTTCCTGATGGTCAGTGGCGAGGGAGCCGAGAAAGGGAAGTTTGAAAAGCAGATCTACATTGTCGATGCCGTACCGACCTTGCTGACCTACTTGGGTGTCGAAATCGATGATGCCTGGGAGCTCGATGGGCACGCGGTCGGCTTGAAGTAA
- a CDS encoding radical SAM protein, with protein sequence MSTHHLHTQHQRTFEGNRFVYPVLSRRSKGLSVGVNLNPDKICNFDCIYCQVDRRTESEVRFVESDRYFHELEEMLDLCASGEIFHTAKFAETPEHLRRVNDIAFSGDGEPTTYKNFDELIERSAEIKRKHGLDDVKMVLITNATMFHRPHVQRGLEILDANQGEIWAKLDAGTEEYYRTIERTKIPFQRVLDNLLLAAKVRPIVIQSMFLKLLRESPKAEEISAFCDRLNEITQGGGQIKLVQVYTVARKPAESIVTPLEDAEVDAIAQAVRDRTGLTAEVYYGSSDY encoded by the coding sequence ATGTCAACGCACCACCTTCATACCCAGCATCAGCGCACGTTCGAAGGGAACCGGTTCGTCTATCCGGTCCTCTCTCGACGGAGCAAGGGGCTGTCGGTCGGGGTTAATCTGAATCCCGACAAGATCTGCAATTTCGATTGCATCTACTGCCAGGTCGATCGCCGGACCGAAAGCGAAGTACGCTTTGTCGAGAGTGATCGCTACTTCCACGAACTGGAAGAGATGCTCGACCTGTGTGCTTCCGGCGAAATCTTCCACACCGCCAAATTCGCCGAGACGCCTGAGCATTTGCGGCGCGTCAACGATATCGCCTTCAGCGGCGATGGTGAGCCGACTACCTATAAGAACTTTGACGAGCTGATTGAGCGCAGTGCTGAGATCAAACGCAAGCATGGGCTCGACGACGTGAAGATGGTGTTGATCACCAACGCCACCATGTTTCATCGTCCGCACGTCCAGCGCGGTCTCGAGATCCTCGACGCGAACCAGGGCGAGATCTGGGCCAAACTCGATGCCGGCACCGAAGAATACTACCGCACGATCGAGCGAACCAAGATTCCATTTCAGCGGGTACTCGATAATCTACTGCTCGCCGCGAAGGTGCGTCCGATTGTGATTCAATCGATGTTCCTGAAACTGCTGAGGGAAAGCCCCAAGGCCGAAGAGATTTCGGCCTTCTGCGATCGCTTGAACGAGATCACCCAAGGAGGCGGCCAGATCAAGTTGGTCCAGGTTTATACCGTGGCCCGCAAGCCAGCGGAATCGATCGTCACGCCGCTGGAAGACGCGGAAGTCGATGCGATCGCCCAGGCCGTACGCGACCGGACTGGACTCACGGCAGAAGTTTACTACGGCAGTTCGGACTATTAG